The Candidatus Poribacteria bacterium genome has a segment encoding these proteins:
- a CDS encoding DNA adenine methylase translates to MTYLGNKRALLGQIGKAVMHVKKRTGKQYLRVFDAFSGSGVVSRFLKAHASFIVSNDFEDYAAVIARCYLRNRSSVNFSALSQIVNELNARVADEPLPKGFIETLYAPKNESEITKADRVFYTTINARRLDNYRRMIDGTPSDSRDLLLGPLLSAVSVHSNTAGVFKGFYKDRTTGVGQYGGTGLDALKRIKGKIKLEIPVLSKYECDYQVLQDDTNKVADQIKGLDLAYIDPPYNQHPYGSNYFMLNLLVHYKRPDKVSRVSGIPSDWRRSGYNVRAKSLPLLKELLHNIDARFLLISFNNEGFISPDEMRAMLQKIGAVDEFSVRYNTFRGSRNLRNRTIHVTEQMFLVERR, encoded by the coding sequence ATCACGTATCTTGGTAACAAACGCGCCCTTCTGGGGCAAATTGGCAAAGCGGTTATGCATGTCAAGAAACGGACCGGTAAGCAATACCTTCGTGTCTTCGACGCATTTAGCGGCTCCGGTGTCGTTTCACGTTTTCTGAAAGCGCACGCATCGTTTATTGTCAGCAACGATTTTGAGGATTACGCTGCTGTGATTGCACGCTGCTATCTGCGCAACAGAAGTTCAGTTAATTTCTCTGCCCTATCCCAAATTGTAAATGAATTAAACGCTCGCGTGGCTGACGAGCCGCTCCCCAAGGGATTTATTGAAACACTCTATGCTCCAAAGAATGAATCAGAAATTACAAAGGCTGATAGGGTTTTCTATACAACTATCAATGCCCGTCGTTTGGACAACTACCGTAGAATGATTGATGGGACACCCTCAGATTCTCGTGATTTGCTTTTGGGGCCCCTTCTAAGCGCCGTATCTGTCCATTCAAATACCGCCGGTGTATTCAAGGGATTTTATAAAGATCGCACCACCGGGGTCGGCCAATACGGTGGCACCGGATTGGATGCCTTAAAACGAATCAAAGGCAAAATCAAGCTTGAAATCCCGGTGTTGAGCAAGTACGAGTGCGATTATCAGGTTCTGCAAGATGACACCAACAAGGTTGCCGATCAGATAAAGGGGCTTGACTTGGCTTACATTGATCCGCCCTATAATCAACACCCCTACGGCTCCAATTACTTTATGCTTAATCTGCTTGTCCATTACAAGCGACCAGATAAAGTAAGCCGTGTGTCAGGCATTCCATCGGATTGGAGACGTTCAGGATATAATGTCCGAGCGAAGTCTTTACCGCTGCTCAAAGAATTGCTCCACAACATTGACGCACGCTTTCTCTTAATCTCTTTTAATAATGAAGGATTCATTAGTCCCGATGAGATGCGTGCTATGCTACAAAAAATAGGTGCCGTTGACGAGTTTAGTGTTCGCTACAATACGTTTCGTGGATCAAGAAATCTCAGAAATCGGACGATTCATGTGACAGAGCAGATGTTTCTCGTAGAAAGAAGATAG